The proteins below come from a single Vanessa tameamea isolate UH-Manoa-2023 chromosome 15, ilVanTame1 primary haplotype, whole genome shotgun sequence genomic window:
- the LOC113396529 gene encoding 23 kDa integral membrane protein-like, translating into MGCGEFLVKYILFFANLFFALAGIALIGLGVAVELQVSEVTEIFEDSQIFQLTPIGAIVVGCIVFIVAFFGCCGAIRESNCMLVTYAIFMIVLMILKITLATLIFVKQDELLNDIPRWLTEGFSRDPVAFQSIERSFKCCGPMGPASYLSLTLPESCCASTPCTVVNAYSGCNTIVQDFFQTFGLAIGVVAIIVVAIELIAVVFGLCLANHARNKSRRTHY; encoded by the exons atgggTTGTGGTGAATTCTTGGTAAAATACATATTGTTCTTCGCGAACCTATTCTTTGCG CTAGCTGGTATAGCGCTTATAGGACTAGGTGTCGCCGTTGAGCTGCAAGTGTCAGAGGTGACCGAGATATTTGAGGACTCGCAAATATTCCAGCTAACACCGATCGGAGCCATCGTCGTAGGATGCATCGTGTTCATTGTTGCATTCTTCGGATGCTGCGGTGCCATTAGAGAGAGCAATTGTATGCTCGTCACT tACGCTATATTTATGATCGTTCTTATGATCTTGAAAATAACGCTGGCTACGTTGATATTTGTGAAACAAGACGAACTTTTGAATGACATTCCGCGCTGGTTGACGGAAGGTTTCTCCAGGGATCCAGTAGCATTCCAGAGCATCGAAAGATCA TTCAAGTGCTGCGGTCCTATGGGCCCTGCCTCCTACCTCTCTCTCACACTGCCGGAGTCCTGCTGTGCCAGTACACCTTGCACCGTTGTCAACGCCTACTCTGGTTGCAATACCATTGTCCAAGACTTCTTCCAGACCTTTGGATTGGCCATTGGGGTTGTAGCCATCATCGTCGTGGCTATTGAG tTGATCGCAGTCGTGTTCGGCCTTTGTCTCGCAAACCACGCCCGCAACAAGAGCAGGCGCACGCATTACTAA